In a single window of the Massilia oculi genome:
- a CDS encoding L-cystine transporter — MTFPVLLNLTLALAICALLYGMQARHASFTKRVFAGLGLGVVLGAGLQAVYGAGSSEIVATTAWLDVIGSGYVKLLQMIIIPLIMVSIVQAILKLRDAASLGKISTLTIGILLITTVVAAIIGIAMAKLFGLSAVGLTASSAEVARGEYLQGNLATAQQLSLPSLLLSFIPANPFLDMTGARKTSTIAVVVFAVFIGVSAVGIAGKKPEVFQSFSGFVHVAHVIVMRMVTLVLRLTPFGVFALMAKMVAGSSLQDILGLLNFVVASYAALALMFCVHLAMVAGVGLNPLRYVKKIFPVLVFAFTSRTSAGSIPMSVATQTARLGTPEGTANFAASFGATIGQNGCAGIYPAMLAVMIAPTVGIDPFTAAFLLPLLAIVAFGSIGVAGVGGGATFAALIVLSAMDLPVALAGLLISVEPLIDMGRTALNVSGSIAAGSVTSRVLGQTDMRVFQDDADVNLDGDEQAV, encoded by the coding sequence ATGACCTTTCCCGTCCTCCTTAACCTGACCCTTGCCCTGGCCATCTGCGCACTCCTGTATGGCATGCAGGCGCGCCATGCGTCGTTCACCAAGCGCGTGTTCGCCGGCCTCGGGCTCGGCGTCGTGCTCGGCGCCGGGCTGCAAGCCGTGTATGGCGCCGGCTCGAGCGAGATCGTGGCGACCACTGCCTGGCTCGACGTGATCGGCAGCGGCTACGTCAAGCTGCTGCAAATGATCATCATCCCGCTGATCATGGTGTCGATCGTGCAGGCCATCCTCAAGCTGCGCGACGCCGCGTCGCTCGGCAAGATCAGCACCCTCACCATCGGCATCCTCCTGATCACGACCGTGGTCGCGGCCATCATCGGCATCGCGATGGCCAAGCTGTTCGGCCTGTCGGCCGTGGGCCTGACCGCCTCGAGCGCCGAAGTCGCGCGCGGCGAATACCTGCAGGGCAACCTGGCCACGGCGCAGCAACTGTCGCTGCCGTCGCTGCTGCTGTCCTTCATTCCGGCCAATCCCTTCCTCGACATGACGGGCGCGCGCAAGACCTCGACCATCGCGGTGGTGGTGTTCGCAGTCTTCATCGGCGTCTCGGCGGTCGGCATTGCCGGCAAGAAGCCGGAAGTGTTCCAGTCCTTCAGCGGCTTCGTGCACGTGGCCCACGTGATCGTGATGCGCATGGTGACCCTGGTGCTGCGCCTGACCCCGTTCGGCGTGTTCGCCCTGATGGCCAAGATGGTGGCCGGCTCCAGCCTGCAGGACATCCTGGGCCTGCTCAATTTCGTGGTCGCCTCGTATGCGGCGCTGGCGCTGATGTTCTGCGTGCACCTGGCGATGGTGGCCGGCGTCGGGCTCAATCCGCTGCGCTACGTGAAGAAGATCTTCCCGGTGCTGGTGTTCGCCTTCACCTCGCGCACCAGCGCCGGCTCGATCCCGATGAGCGTGGCGACCCAGACCGCGCGCCTGGGCACGCCGGAGGGCACGGCCAACTTCGCCGCCTCGTTCGGCGCCACCATCGGCCAGAACGGCTGCGCCGGCATCTATCCGGCGATGCTGGCGGTGATGATCGCGCCAACGGTCGGCATCGATCCGTTCACGGCCGCGTTTCTCTTGCCACTGCTGGCGATCGTCGCCTTCGGCTCGATCGGCGTGGCCGGAGTCGGCGGCGGCGCCACCTTCGCGGCCCTGATCGTGCTGTCGGCGATGGACTTGCCGGTGGCGCTGGCGGGCCTGCTGATCTCGGTGGAACCATTGATCGACATGGGCCGCACGGCGCTCAACGTCAGCGGCTCGATCGCGGCCGGCAGCGTCACCAGCCGGGTGCTGGGCCAGACCGATATGCGGGTGTTCCAGGACGATGCCGACGTCAACCTCGACGGCGACGAACAGGCCGTGTAA
- a CDS encoding histidine phosphatase family protein, whose amino-acid sequence MEQKWPQEIWLVRHGQSAGNVARDLAEAAAGHRIDIADRDVDVPLSELGERQSEALGAWFAALPPHQRPNVVLHSPYVRAAETANILMQRLERDELLCVLSDERLREKEFGVLDRLTTHGIAHHFPDLYEQRQHVGKFYFRPPGGESWCDVILRLRSVMDTLERDFCGERVLIVAHQVTVNCFRYLFEHLNEAQILDFDRAGDVPNCSVTSYEFDPDKGKRGDLAVRLVNFVAPLEATGTPVTVARDVPTSPKA is encoded by the coding sequence ATGGAGCAGAAGTGGCCTCAGGAAATCTGGCTGGTCCGGCATGGGCAAAGCGCGGGCAATGTCGCGCGTGACCTGGCGGAAGCCGCCGCCGGGCACCGCATCGACATCGCCGATCGCGACGTCGACGTGCCGCTGTCCGAACTGGGCGAGCGCCAGTCCGAAGCCCTGGGCGCCTGGTTCGCCGCCCTGCCGCCGCACCAGCGGCCCAATGTGGTGCTGCACTCGCCCTATGTCCGCGCGGCCGAGACCGCCAACATCCTGATGCAGCGCCTGGAGCGCGACGAACTGCTGTGCGTGCTGTCCGACGAGCGCCTGCGCGAGAAAGAATTTGGCGTGCTCGACCGTCTTACGACGCACGGCATCGCCCACCACTTCCCCGACCTGTACGAGCAGCGCCAGCACGTCGGCAAGTTCTATTTCCGCCCGCCCGGCGGCGAAAGCTGGTGCGACGTCATCCTGCGCCTGCGCAGCGTGATGGACACGCTCGAGCGCGACTTCTGCGGCGAACGTGTGCTGATCGTCGCGCACCAGGTCACGGTTAACTGCTTCCGCTACCTGTTCGAACACTTGAACGAGGCGCAGATCCTGGACTTCGACCGCGCCGGCGACGTGCCCAACTGCTCGGTCACGTCCTATGAGTTCGACCCCGACAAGGGCAAGCGCGGCGACCTGGCCGTGCGCCTCGTGAACTTCGTGGCGCCGCTGGAGGCCACCGGCACCCCGGTCACCGTCGCCAGGGATGTGCCGACCTCGCCCAAGGCTTGA
- a CDS encoding NAD(P)H-hydrate dehydratase, translated as MDSGNHTVHDLDAACLAAWPLPQPEAEGDKELRGHVLVLGGSREMPGAIILAATAALRAGAGKLTIATGASVAQLVALAMPEARVIGLTENDTDGFHLDALGSLDPLADKVDAVLVGPGMRDAPCTARLVHALLPRLDESGVGLVLDACAMDVMLHMPHDWPEGKPMRFERPVIMTPHCGEMAHLTGLEKDCIVGQPDAPALQAARDWNAVIALKGARTVIAAPDGTLWQHKGAGNIGLAISGSGDVLAGIIAGLLARGAAPEQAACWGVALHARAGDRLAERLGTLGYLAREISMEVPALLEQIGHADHVKHSADDRNVRAVPGDEQLGA; from the coding sequence ATGGATTCCGGCAATCACACCGTGCACGACCTGGACGCCGCCTGCCTGGCCGCGTGGCCGCTGCCGCAACCCGAGGCCGAGGGCGACAAGGAGTTGCGCGGTCACGTCCTGGTGCTGGGCGGCTCGCGCGAAATGCCGGGCGCCATCATCCTGGCCGCCACCGCGGCCCTGCGCGCCGGCGCCGGCAAGCTGACCATCGCGACCGGGGCCAGCGTGGCCCAGTTGGTGGCGCTGGCGATGCCCGAGGCGCGCGTGATCGGCCTGACGGAAAACGACACCGACGGTTTCCACCTCGACGCACTTGGCAGCCTGGATCCGCTGGCCGACAAGGTCGACGCGGTGCTGGTCGGCCCCGGCATGCGCGACGCCCCATGCACCGCGCGCCTGGTGCACGCGCTGCTGCCCCGCCTCGACGAATCGGGCGTCGGCCTGGTGCTCGACGCCTGCGCGATGGACGTCATGCTGCACATGCCGCACGACTGGCCCGAAGGCAAGCCGATGCGCTTCGAGCGGCCAGTCATCATGACACCGCACTGCGGCGAAATGGCGCACCTGACCGGCCTCGAGAAAGACTGCATCGTCGGCCAGCCAGACGCCCCGGCGCTGCAGGCGGCGCGCGACTGGAATGCGGTGATCGCGCTCAAGGGCGCACGCACGGTGATCGCGGCGCCGGACGGCACGCTGTGGCAACACAAGGGCGCGGGCAATATTGGCCTGGCCATCTCGGGCTCAGGCGACGTCCTGGCCGGCATCATCGCCGGCCTGCTGGCGCGCGGCGCCGCGCCGGAACAGGCGGCCTGCTGGGGCGTGGCATTGCACGCGCGCGCCGGCGACCGCCTGGCAGAGCGCCTTGGCACCTTGGGATATTTGGCGCGAGAAATTTCTATGGAAGTACCCGCGCTGCTGGAACAGATCGGGCACGCCGACCACGTCAAGCATAGCGCCGATGACAGGAACGTCCGGGCCGTGCCTGGGGACGAACAGCTGGGGGCTTGA
- a CDS encoding methyl-accepting chemotaxis protein: MFKHLSIKSRLIFVIAFLAVELVAGAVIGIYNLGIANTELKQMYDHRLVGLGQVGQVTQLITTNQLTVAKAVNLEDAGTRNAALETVDANIVAISKILDSYRQMPMSAGEQALYEQFTEARKVFVEQGIRPAMAALRAGDNAGAIAQLNGPMTRLYLPVADLGAKLVKEQQDGALKEYQASQSTFEIVRAVCLAGLVFGLIMAAFVGWVLVRAIVRPLEQAVAIAGAVAQGDLTQTIEVTSKDETGRLLQALKDMNDSLVKIVSQVRTGTDNIATASSQIAAGNLDLSSRTEQQAGSLEETASSMEELTSTVKQNADNARQANALATSASEVAGKGGAVVEQVVQTMGAINASSTRIVDIIAVIDGIAFQTNILALNAAVEAARAGEQGRGFAVVAGEVRSLAQRSAAAAKEIKLLIDDSVDKVHHGSELVERAGATMQEIVQSVNRVTDIMSEITAASQEQTAGIEQINGAVAQMDQVTTQNAALVEEASAAAASLQEEATALAQTVGAFKLNQAGASRASAAAPRVTTTLPAVVAKAPVKAAAKPANAPASAKPKAEAGAAAAAAAAAAGKPKKAETADVGDGWEEF, encoded by the coding sequence ATGTTCAAACATCTCAGCATCAAGTCGCGCCTCATCTTCGTCATCGCCTTCCTGGCGGTCGAGTTGGTCGCCGGCGCGGTCATCGGCATCTACAACCTCGGCATCGCGAATACCGAACTCAAGCAGATGTACGACCACCGCCTGGTGGGCCTCGGCCAGGTGGGCCAGGTCACCCAGCTGATCACCACCAACCAGCTCACGGTCGCCAAGGCGGTCAACCTGGAAGATGCCGGTACGCGCAATGCCGCGCTCGAAACGGTCGATGCGAATATCGTGGCGATCAGCAAGATCCTCGACAGTTACCGCCAGATGCCGATGAGCGCCGGCGAGCAGGCCCTGTATGAACAATTCACCGAGGCGCGCAAGGTCTTCGTCGAGCAGGGTATCCGCCCGGCGATGGCCGCGCTCCGCGCTGGCGACAATGCCGGCGCCATCGCCCAGCTCAATGGCCCGATGACCAGGCTGTACCTGCCGGTCGCCGATCTCGGCGCCAAGCTGGTCAAGGAACAGCAGGACGGCGCGCTGAAGGAATACCAGGCCTCGCAATCGACCTTCGAGATCGTGCGCGCGGTCTGCCTGGCCGGCCTGGTGTTCGGCCTGATCATGGCCGCCTTCGTCGGCTGGGTGCTGGTGCGCGCCATCGTGCGTCCGCTGGAGCAGGCGGTCGCGATCGCCGGCGCCGTGGCCCAGGGCGACCTGACCCAGACCATCGAAGTGACCTCGAAGGACGAGACCGGCCGCCTGCTGCAGGCGCTGAAGGACATGAACGATTCGCTGGTGAAGATCGTGAGCCAGGTCCGCACCGGCACCGACAATATCGCCACTGCCTCGAGCCAGATCGCGGCCGGCAACCTGGACCTGTCGTCGCGCACCGAGCAGCAGGCCGGTTCGCTGGAAGAAACCGCATCGTCGATGGAAGAGCTGACCTCGACCGTGAAGCAGAACGCCGACAACGCACGCCAGGCCAACGCCCTGGCTACCTCGGCCTCGGAAGTGGCGGGCAAGGGCGGCGCGGTGGTCGAGCAGGTGGTGCAGACCATGGGCGCGATCAACGCCTCGTCGACCCGCATCGTGGACATCATCGCCGTCATCGACGGCATCGCTTTCCAGACCAATATCCTGGCGTTGAACGCCGCGGTCGAAGCGGCGCGCGCCGGCGAGCAGGGCCGCGGCTTCGCGGTCGTGGCGGGCGAGGTGCGCAGCCTGGCCCAGCGCTCGGCGGCTGCCGCCAAGGAAATCAAGCTCCTGATCGACGACTCGGTGGACAAGGTGCACCACGGCTCCGAGCTGGTCGAGCGCGCCGGCGCCACGATGCAGGAAATCGTGCAGAGCGTGAACCGCGTGACCGACATCATGTCCGAGATCACCGCCGCCAGCCAGGAACAGACCGCCGGCATCGAGCAGATCAACGGCGCCGTGGCCCAGATGGACCAGGTGACCACGCAGAACGCGGCGCTGGTAGAAGAAGCGTCGGCTGCGGCGGCTTCGCTGCAGGAAGAGGCGACCGCGCTGGCGCAGACCGTGGGCGCGTTCAAGCTGAATCAGGCGGGCGCCAGCCGCGCCAGCGCCGCGGCGCCGCGCGTGACCACGACCTTGCCGGCGGTGGTGGCGAAGGCGCCGGTGAAGGCGGCCGCGAAGCCGGCCAATGCCCCCGCGTCGGCCAAGCCGAAGGCGGAGGCGGGTGCGGCTGCGGCTGCGGCTGCGGCTGCGGCTGGGAAGCCGAAGAAGGCCGAAACCGCGGACGTGGGCGACGGTTGGGAAGAATTCTGA